The sequence below is a genomic window from Nyctibius grandis isolate bNycGra1 chromosome 35, bNycGra1.pri, whole genome shotgun sequence.
atGAGTTAGAAAAGCCACAAACTTCTTAAATAGTCAACAGTTTCCTCTCTCACTGGTGTCTGAGCTTGAGTTCAACAGTTACACACGATCTACGTCACAGCTATTTTTGCCTTACCTTTGGCTTGCAAAAGGACGGGGGATGTTCTGGAGAAGAGCTGGGTTGCTGTGGCAGGGCGAGGGTCTGCAGCCACTCCAAAGCTCCCTTTTCTTCAGAATTGTGTAGTAGTTTCTGTACAGCCTGCAAAATAGGAGGTTCAGCAATGTGATTGTGAGCTTAGGCTGCTTGTGTGCTCAGAATTACGTCTGTGGTGCATTGGGGTTCTCTTAGATGAGCTGTTCTTTTGCCTGTTGGGTGCTGAAAATTGTTATTAATTCAGAAGTTTAATGTCTCTGTACATTGTTCTCCTGCCCTCGCGCTAGAATCTTTGCATAACCAGAGATATTTTGTGTTTATCTTTGGTAGGGAACATAATATCCCGTTAACTTGCCAATTACAATTTGGAAAAGGTCATTTGAATTTGGTAGCTTCACAAGGCTAAGACCAACTGTTCCTCCAACTCAAATTGGCTAGCagttaaaatcaaattaaaagcCAAAAAGCTGTTGGCATTTGTAGTATTGACTCAGTATCTCATGAGTTCTTGCCCTTTTTAAAGAAGGGAGTTCGTAATTAATTGTCAAAAAGTTTGGGAAATGGAGTTTTTGCTTGGAATCAAACTTGAATAATTTGAAAACTCGCCTTATGTTTTGGTGTTTCTCAACCTGAATAATGCCCCGTTCGTTCTGATGTGTTGCCCTGTGGCTTCGTTAAacactcccttttttttcttgagctcAAGACCTGCTAAAGCTTCTTTGCCAGAATTGAAATGGATGCTCGTTCCTGTTTCGGAAATAATCTTTTGATTCCCTCTTTATATTTATCTAGTGTTAAGTATTCGCGGTATTCAGGAAGAAGATCCCCCAGATGCTCAACTAATGAGACTAGATAACATGTTGCTGGCAGAGGGTGTCTCCGGGCCcgagaaaagaggaagaggaggaccGATGGCTGTAGCAGCAACATCAGGTGGCTGTCCAAATGACAATAGCATTGAACACTCTGACTACAGGGCCAAGCTGTCACAGATCCGACAGATATACCACTCTGAGCTAGAGAAATATGAACAGGTGATCTTTCTGCATGGAAGAGTTTTTATCAtctcaattaaaaataaccGTTTTTTCCTTTGGTGTCGGTTGTGAGAACGGAACAGGAGGTATAACGGGTTCAGGTGAACGCGAGGAGAGCGATTCAGTGGAAAACTTATCTCAGTGTTACAGAAGTAGGGTGAAGATAGAGGGACTGGACATCAGACTGAAGATAATAAATGTCTCGTTTGTCTTTGTTGCCGTTTTTTAAGGGTAAATAAGAGTAAAGCTGAAACATGGAAACTCCTCTGAAGCGTTTTGGATATATATTCTTGTTGGGGAAACGAATTCTcgggtgttttgttgtttgtcgATACAAATGTGTGTCTTTTCAGGCCTGCAGCGAGTTCACCACCCACGTTATGAACCTGCTtagggagcagagcagaacaAGGCCGATTTCGCCAAAAGAAATCGAGCGCATGGTGAACATAATCCACGGCAAATTCAGCACCATCCAGATGCAGCTGAAGCAGAGCACGTGCGAGGCCGTGATGATCCTGCGCTCGCGCTTCCTCGATGCCAGGTATGAGAAAACACAACCGAGGGACAACGGATGTTTAAGCCTGAGCGGCTTTTGTTGCTTGTGATTGTGTGAGAAATCCCAAGTCTGTCATGCCCAGGGTTGGTCTAGTTAATATTTAAACTAGAAGAATTAAGAATTAAGAAATTCTTAAAGAATTAAGAATTAAGAAATTCTTAAAGAATACAGAATTAAGAATTCTTAATTCAAATTAAGAATTTGCCACCCGTTACGCCTGCTTTGACACCAACACCAATTCCACTCAAGTCTTACATTCACCTTCAAACCAAATGTAATTTAGAGGAGAAGACAAGCCAACAGTGTGCTCTAGCCACTCTGTAAGACAATTTAAATAGGAATAACTGATGTTTTTATAGGCGTAAACGACGTAACTTCAGCAAACAGGCGACAGAAGTTCTGAACGAGTATTTTTATTCGCACCTGAGTAATCCTTACCCCAGTGAAGAGGCCAAAGAAGAGCTAGCGAAGAAGGGTGGCATTACAGTTTCACAGGTATCAAGTGTTTTATCTGGAattaagtgacttttttttccttgaacgATGTTTTTTTATCCCGTAGTTAGCAACAGGCTTGTCACTGGTACTTTAAATAGGATTTAGGTTATTCTGAAGGTATTTAATAGGTATTTTCTGCTTGAAGCCTAGTTTAAAACGTCTCCTTTGCTGGTAACTTCTGCACATAGAGGAAAACGTAATAATTTGATCGAATGCTAACAGCGATCTACGTCTCCAGGTTTCCAACTGGTTTGGTAACAAAAGAATTCGATACAAAAAAAACATGGGGAAGTTCCAAGAAGAAGCTAATATTTATGCCGCAAAAACAGCAGTGGATGCAACCAATGTCGTGGCTCAAGGCAACCAGGCAAATTCTCCGTCTACACCAAATTCAGGTGAGTGAGAGTGCTGGTGAAGTGTCTGTCTGCTCAGAAGTCCCTAATTATTTCTTGTGACAATTAGTACCACGGACTGCCGATGTTTGACAGtcataggttttctttttcttttaaacttatGTAATACTTGTTGAAGAACCATTTTtgctgggttttatttctcattaaaacatgggttggtttttttttcagcttcctctGGCTCTTTTAAGATGACCAATTCCGGAGATTCGTTTATAAACCTGCAGTCATTGACTTCCTACCAGAGCTCCCCAGTGGGAGCCAATGTGCAGTCGCAGGTCAGTAAGGAAAAAACCTGCTGCTATTCTTTTATCCCTTTAAATTTACATTAATcagcattttctcattttagagTCAGTCTTGTTCCATATAAGTAGAACTTTGCTTAGGATTTGTGGTTAACAGTATTGTTAAACTTTCTGCTGAATTTCTAAATCCATCTGAACTAGCTCTGTGCAGCTCAGGTGACAGcaaaaactgcagagaaaacttGTCTTCCTGCAAAAAAACCTCCCCTTATTTAAAGACTTTTTGGCCCAAAAGACATGTACCACATCCTACTGCATTTCACCATGACGTTTTATCCTTACTGCTCTCATTGTGTGGGATCTTACTCTAGATGGATTCCTTACACCACGTCATACACCAGACAGGAAGATATGACACAATTGTGGGGAATCCTTTGTACACGACGCAGCGCATAGATGTAAGATGTACCGAGGTATTCGTTAATTTGCCTGGTTAATGATCTGTGAAAAAATGTTGACTTTCTATTCCCATGACATCTCTGATGTGGGGATaggaaaaagctggaaaaagatGTAGTTTAATACAAGAGCCTTTTCCTCACGGAGACTTGATTTAAAATTTTGGCTTTGCTCACCAGAAAATGTGCGTTTCAGTTAATGCTGGCATAAGGAGATGGCACTTGGAACAAGAGTAACACCGTGAAAtcggggagggggaagaggttTTATGGGGTATTTGTGGACTCTGCTTTGCCAGAGCAGATACagttatttcctttcaaaaccACTGTTCCTTGTAAGGTGTAAATATGTAAAGGCATACTTTGTTGTCTGCAAGTAGTTTCTTAAAGATTTGATGAAATTATACATTTGTTCTCCCTTCAGGCTAATGGCAGCTGGCAGGATGCTACCACCCCTTCATCAATCACTTCACCTGCTGGAGACCCTGGAAGTGTTAATTCGGATGCATCTAATTAAGTTTTTAGGACCTATTGATGAGAGGAAAGAGGTCATTAGTGTAATTTGTCAATGTTGCTCTTTTTGCCAATACTATTGTTTATACAACTTGACACACAGCTAATTACCTCAGAAAAACCCCTGGAACCAATAGAAGATTGTGATTACAATGATACCTCTCTACCTCTCAGCCTCATGCAGTCGAGTTCTTTTGACTTATGCCCATTGGGAtgtgaaattgttttaaaagaacttgcttcattttcctgaccaaattcattttttaaaataaggattTTATGGTAAGAATCGGAAAGTGTCTCTTCTAGAACTTGGCGTTTGTCTCAAGTTTTACAGCTTAAGAAAATtgacttattttaatttccataaAGTTTTTTACTATGAAATTTCTGTTCTAGTTGATAGCTACTAACAGTTAAACCCCCCCCCGTATTGTAATTGTATGCGTTCTCTGTATTGTAATTTTGTATAGggaaaataagctttttcttAACTAGAATTCATTCTGAGCTTAATTAATCAGAACGTCGCTTTACCAAAACTCTCACTGGACTTTGCTCTCGGGTAGGACCTTCCATCCTGTGTCATTCCACGTCATTCTAATTTAATgtctagtgaaaaaaaaaaaaataatcaacacAACCACCTGACTGCCCCATGGATAATAGGGTTTTtgtgcatttctgcagctgttaaCAAAGTCCACCCCTTTCAGTTGAGATTTTATCAAAGATAATAAACttccaaagccttttttttttttcttttgtgtcgtctttcttgttttttagcTCTCGGCTTTCCTCACCTGCGCGCTGAggcggccccggggctccctgaggggaggagggagcgcCGCGCTCCCTCAGGGAAGGGCGGGAAGCGAAGGGCGGGAAGCGCGCGGCGGGCTCTGCGCATGCGCCGCCTGAGGGCGGGCGGGCCGCGCCTTCCCGCCATGCCCCGCGCCCAACGGCCGCCATGGCGGAGCCTACGCCGAGGGGCTccgggccccgctccgccgcccccccgcgGCCGTGTGCCGGGTCGGAGGAGGAGGTGAGCGCTGAGGGGGGCTCGGCTGGGCTGAGGGGTCCTCAGGGAGGCCTCGCTGCCTGCCTCCTAACGGGTTTTTCCCCTCAGCGTTCCCCCGGCGGAGCCCGCCCTGCGGCCGAAGGGGTGGCGGCAGGTAagggcggcagcggcggggctgggagcggggagggCTGGGTGGAGCCGAGCATCAcccccccggctctgcccggCGCCTGGGAGAAGGATCTCCGTGCTGGAAGGGAGAACCGGAGGCACCGGGAGCCTCGGGAGGCTGTGAGCGGTGATCCAGCCGTCGCCCCTCGGCGCTGCTGGTGCTCCGAGCTAGAAAGTAAAGCTCAAAGAACAGGTtgttgagaagaaggagaaagagggaaggggagaagagagcagagcaaaaagagcccccccgcatccccccaagctttcccttttacagtgaacatgatgttaatgttatagaatacacctgaggggcagctgccctggatttaactgctgatggccttgatcaccatcccccagctggccacaaactgaaacaaagtgtaacagaaacttgattctataaattttatccccacgaaaccaggacagaccctttcctctcttttgacCCTGCTGACATATggatttctgtctgtttttctcagaaTCGGAccctggagagaaaaaagcagatcCTGAGCAATTCCCAAAGCCACCTGACCTGACTGCTGTTGGCAAGAAGAACGTTAGTCCCTATGAGCCAACCGCAGCGGCCATGAGGAAAAGATCCCAGGAAAGTCCCAGCGTCAGGAAAAGCCCCCTCGGATCTAGTGACAAGAGGCTGTCTCCCTGGAGAAGCAGCCCCAGGAAAGACCATACCTTGAGTTCTTTTAGCTTGTCCCCGAGGCAGCTCATCACCACTCCTCAAGCCAAGCGTCGCTCTTGGTGTCGTTCGAGCCTGAAGGGGACGAAGCGCCGAAAATCTCTGCCCCCGGTTCACCAGGATGTCACTGGTGCgtgctctgctgcttcccttcATCAACCTTCTTGAGCAACTCGTGTGGCAGCCTGCAGCGAGTTGAAATTTAGTCTCATGGCACGACCTTTGGGGTGATTACAGACTAATTGCGTTATTCCAGACCAGTAGCCACTGAGGGCCGTGTTGGCAGTGGTCTCAGAAGTCCCGGTGCTGGAGGATGACAGGAGATGCTGCGCTAACGGGTTCTGCAGAGCAGGGGTTTGCAGCCTCTGCCTCTGTATTTCCACGGCTGAGCCTTAAGTGTGACTTTCCCTTGTCAGGAACTCtggttttccctcttttccctgcTCCGTCCACATCCTGCAAACCACCCTCCCAACACAAGAGCTTTTGGTGTCTTGCAGGAACATTCCAGCTGTTTGTAGCTTGGTGTGAATTTAATTGttgttaaataattttgatttttcagaattaagcaAATCAATTAGCCTGGATCTGCCAGAGACAGACCggctctctctgctgctgttgtccAGTTTCCAGGTAAGCTCCTCTCTtaaaagtgaattatttttctcttgccttttttctgccACTAAATGTATGTTTTGGTTTGTATGACTGAGTTGTGAGGTacgggctggggcaggagggactCCTTCCTCCTTGAGTAACGAATCCTCCCCCCAGCTTTGTCACACAGCTCACAAAAGGGTGCTGAGATGTTCTCTTCTCTCTCAGTTTTCTGCACAGAAGCTCGAACACGTCTTGAAGCAGGCGGACGGCTTCAGCCCGGAGGCTTTCACAGCTCACGGTGAGGCGCAGGGGTAATCCTGGGCTTAAACCACCGACCCTTCCCGAGCCGCTCTCGGATTGAAACCAGCCGCCCTCTAGAAGGGGTGGGGGCAGCCAGGGGGCAGCCAGAATAGGGGAGTGGTGTTTTTAACATGCTCTGCGTCACCAGTTTCTGGGAGGGAAAAGACAAACGGAGGCGCTGAAGTGAACCGTGGCCACAGGGATGAGTTGTTATTCCTTTAGAAACAGTTAATTAATACCAGAATGCCTCTGCTGAGgaaccagagcagcagctgcaggttgGGAACCAGCTTCATGTCTCGGTGTCGGTGTTTTCTAGGCGGTGGGTACAAGCATTGTTTcatcctgttttcattttgcctcCAGTGCACTCGGTTTCAGAGGACCTGAAGCGATACATGCAGAAGCTGAAACGAGACGGGACGCTGAAGGGCTGCACGGAAGACCCTCAAGGGTACAGCCTGGCCGAGCTCATCCCCTGTGGGGTGGGAGCAGTGGGGCGGGTCTGGACACAGAATGACTGTTGGCGTGTACAGGGACCTCACCCTGCCAGCAAAAACCTTCCTAACCCGGTGTCACAATGCTCTGGGTTCATTTAGATGTTGTAATTAGCTGGCTTCCCTCAtgcaggcagctctggcagAACCAGGGAGGAAAGGCTGATGTGCAATTATGCCCGCGGAGTTTAGGGGggtgaaaaggggaaagaatcCACTTGTAAATGGGCAAGAAACCCCTCGATGGTCCCTTTGTGCACACgcagggtctgcagaggggagTGGGGCAGAAGTCAGAGGCAGACCAAGTAAGATTTTGCTTATTGGATGAATAAATAGGTATAAAAATCACATTATATGCACATGGATAATAAGGATCATGTGTTTGGGGGATGATAtgtggggttgtttagcctagagaagagaaggctccggggagacttTAGAGCCGCCTTCCAGTGCTtcaggggggctgcagggaccctCTGTCAGGggatgtagtgacaggatgaggggcaatggctttaaactgagagaggggagatttaggttagattTTGGGAAGAATCTCTGTCCCGTCTGTGCTTTAGGGTTTTGCTGGACTCGGCCTTGGATGAGTCGGTGGCCCAGGTGAAGGAGTACATCGCCAGGTGAGCCCGCCCACACCCCGAGGCTCAGCGCCCGCGGGGGCTCGGACACCTCTTCCTcgagggggttttgggggggtttaaTCCTGTGGCTGTTCTTGGCACGAGCCTGAGCCTGGGCTGTCGCTGCGGGGTACGgacctgctcctcctcctcccgctccGCAGGTTCAGCACCGAATGTCGCTCCTGGGATCAGCTCCTGCGGCGCTACCAGGGAAGCGCTGAAGAGATGGCCAGGTGGGGGCGGTTCCTCCCTGTCTTGCAGCTGTTTAgggcttgaaaagaaaatgaaatgaggGCAGAGAAATGGTTTGTTGTGCAGGCGGCTGGAGGAGTGCAGGAGGGACGGGGGCCGGGCAGAGCCGCTGAGTTACCTCCAGACATCGCAGGCCAGAGTCCTCAGCAGCAAACCCAACTACCAGCAGATCCTGGATGACCAGGGCGAGGTCTTGAGCTGCATGGAGCTTGTGGTGAGCTGGTCCCAGCTGTTTGAGGGAGAATCTTCTGCCCCCGGTGAGGATTGAGGgagtttttggggttttttttttgaggtgctTTGGTTTTGCAGCTCGATGAGCTCCAGCAAGtggtgcagctgctgcaggcctTCGGCGAGGACAGCCGACAGTACCTCCGGCGCCTGTCGGAGCAGCTCGGTAAGCGGGTGTCCCCCGGGGGGTGGTGGAAGCCCCCGTGGGGGCCGGTAACGGGGATTAACGGGCGTTTCCCCCCTGTTGCAGCCGCCAGGACCTTCCGGCAGCTGGAGAACTCCCCCGTGCGCAAGCTGATCGCCGCCCCGCCGAGGAGCGCGCTGCCGCCGGAGGGCtgagggggcggggggctgcgctcTCGGTGCTGCGGTCAATAAAGGCGGGGGGAGCCCGGCGCCTCCCGGTGCCTCCCGCTGTCCGGTCCCTCCGCGCTTCCGCCTTTGAACGCGCCCTGGGCGTCAATCGCCGCTTATTGGCCAGCGCGCGTCGCTCAGAGCGCGCCGGCCAATCACTGCAGCCGCAGTTTGCGTCGCCCAATGGTTGCTcagcagcggggaggggggcggagCTCCGCCACTCCCGGGGCAGAGGTGGcggccatggcggcggcggaggaggcCCCGCTCACCGGCGTGGCCTTGGCCGCTGCGCCCGAGGCGGCCCCCGCCGGCTGGACCGCGGTAGgcccggggggcggggggggacacgggccACCGCCGCCCGGTTCCGTGGCGGCCTGACGCTCCGTGTGCCCGCAGATCACCGTTACCGTGGAGGGCGCGGCGGCCAACCTGGGCAAGGGCTTCGGGCACAAGGGCGGCGGGTACCTGTGCGTGAGCACCGGCGGAGCCCaggtgcggggcggggggacgggAACCGGGACCGGGGGGGGCGGCACCGGGGCCGGGACGGCGGCGAGTGCCAGCCCGGAGGGGAGGGaccggggaggggggctggggacCGAGCCCGGTCCGGTGCCGAGGGGTCCCGTCGCGTCCAGGCGGCCCCCGGGCCCGTGGTGACCGACGTGCAGGTGCTGAGCGACCGGAGCCCGCAGCCCGCCGGCTACACCCGCGCCCCCGAGTTCCCGGAGCCTCGTAAGTGCCCCcccgggggcgggaggggggtgtgtgtaaCGGCACCCGGTCCCAAGCCCCCCTCCTCGGCCCTGTCGCCTGTCCCCCCCCGCAGGGACCGGTGTCTCCC
It includes:
- the DSN1 gene encoding kinetochore-associated protein DSN1 homolog, translated to MAEPTPRGSGPRSAAPPRPCAGSEEERSPGGARPAAEGVAAESDPGEKKADPEQFPKPPDLTAVGKKNVSPYEPTAAAMRKRSQESPSVRKSPLGSSDKRLSPWRSSPRKDHTLSSFSLSPRQLITTPQAKRRSWCRSSLKGTKRRKSLPPVHQDVTELSKSISLDLPETDRLSLLLLSSFQFSAQKLEHVLKQADGFSPEAFTAHVHSVSEDLKRYMQKLKRDGTLKGCTEDPQGVLLDSALDESVAQVKEYIARFSTECRSWDQLLRRYQGSAEEMARRLEECRRDGGRAEPLSYLQTSQARVLSSKPNYQQILDDQGEVLSCMELVLDELQQVVQLLQAFGEDSRQYLRRLSEQLAARTFRQLENSPVRKLIAAPPRSALPPEG
- the PBX4 gene encoding pre-B-cell leukemia transcription factor 4 isoform X2, whose amino-acid sequence is MAITDQSLDEAQARKHALNCHRMKPALFSVLCEIKEKTVLSIRGIQEEDPPDAQLMRLDNMLLAEGVSGPEKRGRGGPMAVAATSGGCPNDNSIEHSDYRAKLSQIRQIYHSELEKYEQACSEFTTHVMNLLREQSRTRPISPKEIERMVNIIHGKFSTIQMQLKQSTCEAVMILRSRFLDARRKRRNFSKQATEVLNEYFYSHLSNPYPSEEAKEELAKKGGITVSQVSNWFGNKRIRYKKNMGKFQEEANIYAAKTAVDATNVVAQGNQANSPSTPNSASSGSFKMTNSGDSFINLQSLTSYQSSPVGANVQSQMDSLHHVIHQTGRYDTIVGNPLYTTQRIDVRCTEANGSWQDATTPSSITSPAGDPGSVNSDASN
- the PBX4 gene encoding pre-B-cell leukemia transcription factor 4 isoform X1 is translated as MEDPSRLLAAAHGAGVNLPGGIPPPPAAADPAAAPPPGPPPAHHDTGDVLQQIMAITDQSLDEAQARKHALNCHRMKPALFSVLCEIKEKTVLSIRGIQEEDPPDAQLMRLDNMLLAEGVSGPEKRGRGGPMAVAATSGGCPNDNSIEHSDYRAKLSQIRQIYHSELEKYEQACSEFTTHVMNLLREQSRTRPISPKEIERMVNIIHGKFSTIQMQLKQSTCEAVMILRSRFLDARRKRRNFSKQATEVLNEYFYSHLSNPYPSEEAKEELAKKGGITVSQVSNWFGNKRIRYKKNMGKFQEEANIYAAKTAVDATNVVAQGNQANSPSTPNSASSGSFKMTNSGDSFINLQSLTSYQSSPVGANVQSQMDSLHHVIHQTGRYDTIVGNPLYTTQRIDANGSWQDATTPSSITSPAGDPGSVNSDASN